One Alicyclobacillus acidoterrestris DNA window includes the following coding sequences:
- the kynU gene encoding kynureninase, which translates to MATSDTSRIYAEQLDREDVLASYKEEFYLKEGTIYMDGNSLGLLSKRSEQSLLAALDSWRTYGIDGWTEGEHPWFYYAEKLGALMAPLVGAGDGEVVVTGSTTTNLHQLVATFYRSEGKRTKILADELTFPSDIYALQSQIRLHGLDPQVHLIQVKSRDGRTLNEDDIIAAMSDEVALVLLPSVLYRSGQLLDIERLSAAARERNIPIGFDLCHSIGAVSHELSLWGVDFAVWCNYKYLNAGPGSVAGLYVNRRHFGRIPALAGWFSSNKDVQFDMSHQLTPAEHAGAYQIGTPHILSAAPLMGSLSMFAEAGIDRLRAKSLRMTQYLMDLVESELSGMGFVIGNPMEDHRRGGHVCLIHEEAVRICKALKDNGVVPDFRAPDVIRLAPIPLYTSFQDIWDMVQRLKAIMTEKQYERYEKKRGVVA; encoded by the coding sequence ATGGCAACGTCAGATACGTCCCGGATATACGCAGAACAACTCGACAGAGAAGACGTCCTGGCTTCCTATAAGGAAGAATTCTACCTTAAAGAAGGCACCATCTATATGGACGGAAACTCGCTTGGCTTATTGTCCAAGCGCTCGGAGCAGTCGTTGCTCGCTGCGCTGGATAGCTGGCGCACATACGGTATCGACGGTTGGACGGAAGGGGAACATCCCTGGTTTTATTACGCCGAGAAACTTGGGGCGTTGATGGCCCCTCTTGTGGGGGCGGGGGATGGGGAGGTTGTGGTGACGGGATCGACAACGACAAACCTACATCAACTGGTCGCCACGTTCTATCGCTCCGAGGGCAAACGTACCAAGATTTTGGCGGATGAACTCACATTTCCGTCCGATATTTATGCGTTACAGAGCCAAATTCGGCTTCATGGGTTAGATCCGCAAGTGCACTTAATTCAGGTAAAAAGCCGGGATGGCAGAACGTTGAACGAGGACGATATCATTGCTGCGATGAGTGACGAGGTCGCCTTGGTCCTGCTCCCATCGGTGCTCTATCGCAGCGGTCAATTGTTGGATATAGAGCGGTTGTCTGCGGCTGCCCGGGAACGCAACATCCCGATAGGATTCGACTTGTGTCACTCGATTGGCGCCGTTTCGCACGAGCTGTCGCTTTGGGGAGTCGATTTTGCCGTGTGGTGTAATTATAAATATTTGAATGCCGGCCCTGGCAGCGTCGCGGGCCTATATGTCAATCGGCGGCACTTCGGGCGGATTCCGGCCCTTGCTGGCTGGTTCAGTTCGAACAAAGATGTGCAATTTGATATGAGCCACCAACTTACACCGGCAGAACACGCAGGGGCGTATCAAATTGGGACGCCGCATATCCTCAGTGCCGCGCCGCTGATGGGCTCACTGTCGATGTTTGCGGAGGCCGGCATCGATAGACTGCGTGCGAAATCGCTCCGTATGACGCAATACCTGATGGATTTGGTGGAAAGCGAACTGTCGGGTATGGGTTTTGTTATCGGCAATCCCATGGAGGATCACCGCCGCGGCGGCCACGTCTGCTTGATTCACGAGGAAGCGGTACGTATCTGTAAAGCGCTGAAGGACAATGGCGTCGTCCCTGACTTTCGCGCACCGGATGTCATTCGGCTCGCACCGATTCCGCTTTACACCTCATTCCAAGATATATGGGATATGGTACAGCGGTTGAAAGCCATCATGACGGAGAAACAATACGAGCGTTACGAGAAAAAGCGAGGTGTCGTGGCATGA
- the kynB gene encoding arylformamidase — translation MTKWMDISQRLDSHVPTWPGDTPFSYRLTWTKQMSGSVNVGQFTMSTHTGTHIDAPFHFDENGKRVLELDVNLYVGPARVIHLSDVERGKAASIGVDEVAQIDLQGVTRLLIRTGAWADRRVFPEKIPEIHPDLAEYLAKCGVRLLGLDLPSVDPLDSKALPAHHALTRHHIHILEGLVLDDVPAGDYELVALPLPLADADGSPVRAILRPMGPCNGAIEACGDERGV, via the coding sequence ATGACGAAGTGGATGGACATCTCGCAACGCTTGGACAGTCACGTCCCGACCTGGCCTGGGGATACCCCTTTTTCTTATCGTTTGACGTGGACGAAGCAAATGAGCGGATCCGTCAACGTCGGCCAATTCACCATGAGCACGCACACAGGTACGCATATTGATGCACCCTTCCATTTTGACGAGAACGGCAAGCGGGTGCTGGAACTGGATGTGAATTTGTATGTTGGCCCTGCTCGGGTGATTCATCTGTCAGACGTCGAGCGCGGAAAAGCGGCGAGTATCGGCGTGGACGAGGTGGCGCAGATAGATTTGCAGGGTGTCACCCGGCTTTTAATTCGGACCGGTGCTTGGGCGGATCGTCGAGTTTTCCCAGAGAAGATTCCCGAAATTCACCCAGACCTCGCTGAATACCTAGCGAAGTGTGGTGTGCGGTTACTGGGACTTGATCTCCCTTCAGTCGATCCGCTGGACAGCAAAGCTTTACCCGCCCACCACGCACTTACGAGACATCACATTCACATTCTGGAGGGACTCGTGCTGGACGACGTGCCTGCGGGGGACTACGAGCTCGTCGCATTGCCGCTACCACTGGCAGACGCCGACGGTAGTCCTGTGCGGGCCATTCTGCGGCCCATGGGCCCATGTAATGGAGCGATTGAGGCTTGTGGTGACGAGCGTGGCGTGTAG
- a CDS encoding MOSC domain-containing protein has protein sequence MVRDLASQVGEVVSVSLSETHTFSKRPVPSIRLLAGLGVEGDAHMGTTVKHRSRVAQDPTQPNLRQVHFIHSELFDELRSGGFCIEPGQMGENITTRGINLLGLPTGTKLYIGEQAIVEITGLRNPCAQIDNFQSGLLSAVLDHDENGNLIRKAGVMGIVLTDGEVLVGDPIRVSLPAKPYRPLERV, from the coding sequence ATGGTTCGTGATCTTGCATCCCAAGTTGGGGAAGTTGTATCAGTCAGCCTGAGTGAAACGCATACGTTTAGTAAACGGCCTGTCCCGTCTATTCGACTTCTAGCGGGTTTAGGTGTCGAAGGCGATGCACATATGGGAACGACCGTAAAGCATCGTTCGCGAGTGGCACAAGACCCGACTCAACCCAACCTTCGTCAAGTTCATTTCATTCATTCAGAGTTGTTCGACGAATTACGAAGTGGGGGCTTTTGCATTGAGCCTGGGCAAATGGGCGAGAACATTACGACTCGTGGGATAAACTTACTGGGCTTGCCAACAGGAACAAAGCTGTACATCGGTGAGCAAGCGATTGTTGAGATTACGGGACTCCGAAATCCCTGTGCACAAATAGACAATTTCCAATCGGGACTGTTGAGTGCTGTGTTGGATCACGATGAAAACGGCAACCTCATCCGCAAGGCTGGTGTAATGGGCATCGTGTTAACGGACGGAGAAGTCCTGGTTGGGGATCCGATTCGCGTCAGTTTACCAGCGAAACCATATCGTCCCCTAGAACGTGTGTAA